The following coding sequences lie in one Rutidosis leptorrhynchoides isolate AG116_Rl617_1_P2 chromosome 6, CSIRO_AGI_Rlap_v1, whole genome shotgun sequence genomic window:
- the LOC139854267 gene encoding uncharacterized protein yields MASTQVSDYFVVYVCVICLFYLRCELYKCAHQLLDEMSVRGVFVFNEVQPLFYDMQLYFGLYVRVKHTLTARRIREIDQTQDLVCVLAYAKLLDARLSLRPCVSQKLGFVEGKLTMKNKLSVIGDVKKVMTENQIKKFKETCFGPWLDLEYFGNDPGLVHCMLQRKSVRPDRLDNVKYPDEHEDIWFHFQNNFSIRFGRREFCLVTGFLFSSRTDMAHYIPKNYDVQTAPIRRRLFKGFKDSQNVLISDVEKMLLKSDHSRISDDDVVRLAIILIVERGFMGKQGIHVVNKKFLWLVEELSRVNQYPWGSRIWEPTYEAVSEGFVIRESQLESGKAYTLAGFMWAFKIWILESYRRTIKPFAKKTDKNGVPRALFWKRSSAESFGMSEYLKLLHIQDECPKKKRPFRGLQPTETEQSCQWWIQSDVYFRGGKVPEDEIEVEVQDDEVDTDDPVVDGSEQTHHKHSTGDVHTEGLHDVHNLHRMLELLTKRVDKQEKELIDCKKLVMQHEELLSQQQQQYQDDDMCFNRSLSDNETERPSPMHIRRGIRERKPTGVLRSPFTTPGYRKPIEKLSKDVIEKVESMNAVKLGTEEDQGQQQINEDVVPMDTDAAAEVSVDKQPVKVSKRKRKEQDWATEEEIWGMIDRFINDQGTLQPPPPNAWRDVRKHAGPAKDPKTMIESKQETRCMFIFQNEQFIFINQDFWLRLLALGHSGYLDNLHIDGWATFLLRYRQRFLPRASQVYATPEFPAEVLKASSRWTIMPLGFLNMFERFKTYFDNTQKEVGTQEESTTDGEGIIGQNPPDYMYLIGLGDGSVDLYPSWADCDQVLIPLHFWKEEHFLLLQLKLEEMKVFVYDSLPGHVSEKKLDEVFKILGDNLPVYLKAIDYFNKTQDSQIVRYYENKESVELMIEPGPVVPMQTGGHGDCGVWVCIHMERIIYGREEVDNIGDAKKAAEQYRNRMARTFFRARFDTQEPPPPTPPVEIQVD; encoded by the exons ATGGCAAGCACCCAGGTTAGTGATTACTTTGTTGTTTATGTGTGTGTTATCTGTTTATTTTATCTTCGATGCGAATTGTATAAATGTGCACACCAACTGCTCGATGAAATGTCTGTTCGAGGTGTATTTGTGTTTAACGAAGTACAACCGTTGTTTTATGACATGCAACTGTATTTTGGGTTATATGTTCGAGTGAAACATACATTAACTGCTCGTAGAATTAGGGAAATTGACCAGACGCAAGACCTAGTTTGCGTGCTTGCGTACGCAAAGCTACTGGACGCAAGGTTgtctttgcgtccttgcgtgtccCAGAAGCTT GGATTTGTGGAAGGAAAGTTAACGATGAAGAATAAGTTGAGCGTTATAGGGGATGTGAAGAAGGTCATGACTGAGAATCAAATTAAAAAGTTTAAAGAAACGTGTTTCGGTccatggttagatctagaatacttTGGTAATGATCCCGGGCTTGTACATTGCATGCTCCAACGGAAGAGTGTGCGGCCGGATAGACTAGATAATGTTAAGTACCCCGATGAGCATGAGGATATATGGTTTCATTTCCAGAACAATTTTTCGATTAGATTTGGTCGCCGTGAATTTTGTCTTGTTACGGGTTTTTTGTTTAGTAGccggacggacatggcacattacatcccgAAGAATTATGACGTCCAGACCGCACCTATTAGACGACGtttatttaagggttttaaagattcTCAAAATGTTTTGATTAGTGATGTTGAAAAGATGCTTTTAAAATCTGATCACAGCCGTATTAGTGACGATGATGTGGTGCGATTAGCAATTATCTTGATTGTAGAGAGAGGTTTTATGGGTAAACAAGGGATCCATGTTGTGAATAAAAAGTTTTTATGGCTAGTCGAAGAGTTATCGCGTGTTAATcagtacccatgggggtctcgtatttgggaGCCAACTTACGAAGCGGTTAGTGAAGGTTTTGTTATTCgtgaaagccaattagagagtggaAAGGCGTACACTTTGGCGGGATTTATGTGGGCTTTCAAG atttggattctcgagtcttaccgtcgtaccattaaacCGTTTGCAAAAAAGACtgacaagaatggagtaccgagggctcttttttggaagcgttcatctgcCGAGTCATTTGGAATGTCTGAATACCTTAAACTCCTACATATTCAG GATGAGTGTCCCAAGAAAAAGAGACCTTTTCGTGGTCTGCAGCCAACTGAAACAGAGCAGAGTTGTCAATGGTGGATTCAGAGTGACGTGTACTTTAGAGGAGGAAAGGTACCAGAAGATGAGATCGAGGTTGAGGTCCAGGATGATGAAGTTGATACAGATGATCCAGTTGTTGATGGGTCTGAGCAGACACACCACAAGCATTCAACAGGAGATGTTCATACAGAGGGCCTTCACGATGTACACAATTTACATCGTATGTTAGAGTTGTTGACAAAGCGGGTGGACAAACAAGAGAAAGAGTTAATTGATTGCAAAAAACTTGTTATGCAACACGAAGAACTtttatcgcaacaacaacaacaatatcag GATGATGATATGTGTTTCAATCGATCTTTGTCTGATAATGAGACTGAAAGGCCGTCTCCAATGCACATTCGACGTGGAATCAGAGAAAGAAAGCCAACTGGTGTATTAAGGTCCCCATTCACAACACCTGGGTACAGAAAACCCATTGAGAAG TTGTCAAAAGATGTGATTGAGAAAGTGGAAAGCATGAATGCTGTAAAGTTAGGGACTGAAGAAGATCAAGGTCAACAACAAATTAATGAGGATGTGGTACCCATGGACACAGATGCAGCAGCAGAG GTTAGTGTTGATAAGCAGCCTGTTAAAGTGAGTAAGAGAAAAAGAAAGGAACAAGACTGGGCTACTGAGGAAGAAATTTGGGGGATGATTGACAGGTTTATAAATGATCAAGGAACTCTCCAACCACCGCCACCTAATGCCTGGAGAGATGTTAGAAAGCATGCAGGTCCAGCAAAAGATCCAAAGACAATGATTGAGAGCAAGCAAGAGACGCGTTGCATGTTCATCTTTCAAAATGAgcaattcatttttataaatcaaGACTTTTGGCTTCGATTACTGGCATTAGGGCATTCTGGTTATTTGGATAACTTG CACATTGACGGCTGGGCTACATTTCTGTTGAGATATCGTCAGAGATTTCTCCCCCGAGCCAGTCAAGTTTATGCCACTCCTGAGTTTCCAGCTGAGGTGCTTAAGGCTAGTTCTAGATGGACTATTATGCCACTGGGATTCCTGAACATGTTTGAGAGGTTCAAAACTTATTTTGACAATACTCAGAAGGAGGTGGGCACACAGGAGGAATCTACAACAGATGGAGAGGGAATTATTGGCCAAAATCCTCCAGATTACATGTACTTAATTGGACTTGGAGACGGCAGTGTTGACCTATATCCATCTTGGGCTGACTGTGATCAG GTCTTGATCCCATTACATTTTTGGAAAGAAGAACATTTCCTGCTGCTTCAGTTGAAGTTAGAAGAAATGAAGGTTTTTGTGTACGACAGTTTACCCGGACATGTCAGTGAAAAAAAACTTGACGAAGTTTTCAAGATTTTGGGTGACAACTTGCCAGTGTACTTGAAGGCGATTGACTATTTTAACAAGACGCAAGACTCCCAAATTGTCAGATACTATGAAAATAAAGAGAGTGTGGAGTTGATGATTGAACCTGGTCCCGTTGTGCCAATGCAGACTGGTGGTCATGGTGATTGTGGGGTTTGGGTGTGCATACATATGGAGAGGATTATTTATGGAAGGGAGGAGGTTGACAACATTGGAGATGCTAAAAAGGCTGCAGAGCAGTATAGAAACAGAATGGCAAGAACGTTTTTTCGTGCACGTTTTGATACACAAGAACCGCCGCCACCAACTCCACCAGTAGAGATTCAGGTTGATTGA